The following proteins come from a genomic window of Micromonospora echinofusca:
- a CDS encoding DUF4253 domain-containing protein → MIPDLSQLLSSLPPTTLPSGRLVEPEDGGPAPYWLSDAPPDLELWARLRSRHPESGLWPLLLTGLSSDERRPWVAGEVSPADMSSPEQHDVAELLARWWAGCATTDEDGGSAVTAPFGQDWPGLATPGDQAEPPDQLADECAEFLVDGRTRLGLVPAVRGADTLAVAGWSGPTNHTGDAGEISAVLRSWEDRFGVRVVGVGFATLYVSVAAPPTTTGHALAVAAEHFAFCPDNVWQGAETLAAYADQLLGAHSWSFWWD, encoded by the coding sequence GTGATTCCGGACCTCTCCCAGTTGCTGAGTTCGCTACCGCCCACGACGTTGCCGTCCGGCCGCTTGGTCGAGCCGGAGGACGGCGGGCCTGCGCCGTACTGGCTGAGCGACGCTCCACCTGATCTCGAACTGTGGGCGCGGTTGCGGTCGCGGCATCCGGAGTCCGGGCTCTGGCCGCTGCTGCTGACCGGGTTGTCGAGCGACGAGAGGCGCCCGTGGGTCGCCGGCGAGGTGTCTCCGGCCGACATGTCGTCGCCGGAGCAGCACGACGTGGCGGAGCTGCTGGCCCGGTGGTGGGCCGGCTGTGCGACGACCGACGAGGACGGTGGGTCGGCTGTCACGGCCCCGTTCGGCCAGGACTGGCCCGGCCTCGCCACGCCCGGCGACCAGGCGGAGCCGCCCGACCAGCTCGCCGACGAGTGCGCGGAGTTCCTCGTGGACGGGCGGACGCGTCTGGGGCTCGTGCCGGCTGTCCGCGGCGCGGACACCCTCGCCGTGGCGGGCTGGTCCGGCCCGACCAACCACACGGGCGACGCCGGGGAGATCTCGGCGGTGCTGCGGAGTTGGGAGGACCGGTTCGGCGTACGCGTGGTCGGCGTCGGATTCGCGACCCTGTACGTCAGCGTGGCCGCGCCACCGACCACCACCGGGCACGCCCTGGCGGTCGCGGCCGAGCACTTCGCCTTCTGCCCGGACAACGTCTGGCAGGGCGCCGAAACGCTGGCCGCCTACGCCGATCAGCTCCTCGGCGCGCACTCCTGGTCGTTCTGGTGGGACTGA
- a CDS encoding class I SAM-dependent methyltransferase, with protein MKSQDRSTYLAAAAANLTYNAPLGEDRVTDLVRRLAPTGAGWRALDLGCGNGELLLRLCEAHGIAGDGVERHADDGERARRRATERGAAERVRFHSADAATWDRPADLVVNVGAGHIWGDTARALTALHRLTNPGGKLLFADGFYQTRPGAQVRETFGDLPDLATLAQLAVDAGFRPLHIAVSTIAEWDDFESDWRAGVERLGTPEARAFADERRAEYLDGYRDVVGFGWLILTPAG; from the coding sequence GTGAAGAGCCAGGATCGCAGTACGTACCTGGCCGCCGCCGCGGCCAACCTGACCTACAACGCGCCGCTCGGCGAGGATCGGGTGACGGACCTGGTCCGGCGACTGGCCCCCACCGGGGCGGGCTGGCGAGCCCTGGACCTGGGCTGCGGCAACGGCGAGCTGCTCCTGCGGCTGTGCGAGGCTCACGGCATCGCCGGCGACGGCGTGGAACGCCACGCCGACGACGGTGAACGGGCCCGGCGACGCGCGACGGAACGGGGAGCCGCCGAGCGGGTCAGGTTCCACAGCGCGGACGCGGCCACCTGGGACCGGCCCGCCGACCTCGTCGTCAACGTCGGCGCCGGCCACATCTGGGGCGACACGGCGAGGGCCCTCACCGCCCTGCACCGGCTCACCAACCCCGGCGGGAAACTGCTGTTCGCCGACGGCTTCTACCAGACCAGGCCCGGCGCGCAGGTCCGTGAGACCTTCGGCGACCTGCCCGACCTGGCGACCCTGGCCCAGCTCGCGGTGGACGCGGGATTCCGGCCGCTGCACATCGCCGTGTCCACGATCGCCGAGTGGGACGACTTCGAGTCAGACTGGCGTGCGGGCGTCGAACGCCTCGGCACCCCGGAGGCGCGTGCGTTCGCCGACGAACGGCGTGCCGAATACCTCGACGGCTACCGCGACGTCGTCGGCTTCGGATGGCTGATCCTGACGCCGGCCGGTTAG